A window of Corallococcus macrosporus DSM 14697 contains these coding sequences:
- a CDS encoding macrolide 2'-phosphotransferase has translation MSPVPPDATQILELAASHGLKLKPDTLSVNEAGLDYRVVMARDLEDTLWVLRIPRREDVSAKLADEKKILDFIGPRLGVAVPNWHIAQRDLIAYPALPGRPGLTLNPTSGEPVWHFDRESRDYARQFGQLLARMHAIDVEEVRRAGLVVETPEQVRATWASDLARVRQAFDIAPALTERWERWLGDDSYWPRFVTMTHGEPYPAHVLLAPDDTITGVLDWTTAKVGDPARDFVFQKMLGVDAVFEATVDAYVKAGGQVWDRLGDHCVELLAASPLGYALYALTTGLPEHRAAAQAQLTPEAAM, from the coding sequence ATGTCCCCCGTCCCCCCAGATGCCACCCAGATTCTGGAGCTCGCCGCCAGCCATGGGCTGAAGCTCAAACCCGACACCCTGTCGGTCAACGAGGCCGGGCTCGACTACCGCGTCGTGATGGCGCGCGACCTTGAAGACACGCTGTGGGTCCTCCGCATCCCCCGGCGTGAAGACGTCTCCGCGAAGCTCGCGGACGAGAAGAAGATTCTCGACTTCATCGGCCCCCGGCTCGGGGTGGCGGTGCCAAACTGGCACATCGCCCAGCGGGACCTCATCGCCTATCCCGCGCTGCCGGGCAGGCCCGGGCTGACGTTGAATCCCACCTCGGGCGAGCCCGTGTGGCACTTCGACCGCGAATCGCGCGACTACGCCCGCCAGTTCGGCCAGCTCCTGGCCCGGATGCACGCCATCGACGTCGAGGAGGTCCGGCGAGCGGGCCTCGTCGTCGAAACCCCGGAGCAGGTCCGCGCCACCTGGGCGTCCGACCTCGCCCGCGTCAGGCAGGCGTTCGACATCGCGCCGGCCCTCACCGAGCGCTGGGAGCGCTGGCTGGGTGACGACTCCTACTGGCCCCGCTTCGTCACGATGACGCACGGGGAGCCCTACCCCGCCCACGTCCTGCTGGCGCCGGACGACACCATCACCGGCGTCCTCGACTGGACCACCGCCAAGGTGGGGGACCCGGCGCGAGACTTCGTCTTCCAGAAGATGCTCGGCGTGGACGCCGTGTTCGAGGCCACCGTGGACGCCTACGTGAAGGCGGGCGGGCAGGTCTGGGACCGGCTGGGCGACCACTGCGTGGAGCTGCTCGCGGCGTCGCCCCTGGGCTATGCCCTCTACGCGCTGACCACGGGCCTGCCAGAGCACCGGGCGGCCGCCCAGGCACAGCTCACCCCCGAAGCGGCCATGTAG
- a CDS encoding acyltransferase family protein gives MKTGPSEPLHLPEYLPALDGLRGVAVLMVIAYHSLTVLRSASLGALFQVGWAGVDLFFVLSGFLITRILVQTRERGGYFRTFYARRALRIWPLYYLLLLFAFGVMGWLLPALAFDPQRYPWPRYALYLQNLGMTEFGPALLNVTWSLAIEEQFYLVWPLLVYFLRNGQLRVLLWTCVLLSPVARLAALWEGVTPLQVYTFTLFRLDGLALGGLLALGVVDGRATVDGLARWGGRLAVPALLVALGLSFAFFGEGAAIHMATALTGAGGPWGRALLVAGLYSLWALGFASLLGWVLSGRASLLQGVLQWRPLRFVGQVSYGLYLFHALVIPAGGYYTRPLFYRYIPSTFVATGLGILFEYAVLLALTVVSWRCFERPLLRLKDRFTHTDASEKAVAPTA, from the coding sequence ATGAAGACCGGACCCTCGGAGCCGCTGCACCTGCCTGAGTACCTTCCCGCGCTGGACGGACTGCGCGGTGTGGCGGTGTTGATGGTGATTGCGTACCACTCGCTGACAGTGCTGCGCAGCGCATCATTGGGCGCGCTCTTCCAGGTGGGCTGGGCGGGAGTGGACCTCTTCTTCGTCCTCTCCGGCTTCCTGATTACGCGCATCCTGGTGCAGACGCGCGAGCGGGGAGGCTACTTCCGCACCTTCTATGCGCGGCGGGCGTTGCGTATCTGGCCGCTGTACTACCTGCTCCTGCTCTTCGCCTTTGGCGTCATGGGGTGGCTGCTGCCAGCCCTGGCCTTCGACCCCCAGCGCTACCCGTGGCCGCGTTATGCGCTGTACCTCCAGAACCTGGGGATGACGGAATTCGGACCGGCGCTCCTCAACGTGACGTGGTCCCTGGCCATCGAGGAGCAGTTCTACCTGGTGTGGCCGCTGCTCGTGTACTTCCTCCGGAACGGGCAGCTTCGGGTGCTGCTGTGGACGTGCGTGCTGCTGTCCCCCGTGGCGCGTCTCGCCGCGCTGTGGGAGGGCGTCACGCCCCTCCAGGTCTACACCTTCACGCTGTTCCGCCTGGACGGGTTGGCGCTCGGAGGATTGCTGGCCCTGGGCGTGGTGGATGGCCGCGCGACGGTGGACGGGCTGGCGCGCTGGGGCGGGCGGCTCGCGGTGCCCGCGCTGCTGGTGGCGCTCGGGCTGTCATTCGCCTTCTTTGGCGAGGGGGCCGCCATCCACATGGCCACGGCGCTCACGGGGGCGGGCGGTCCGTGGGGCCGCGCGTTGCTGGTGGCGGGCCTGTACTCGCTGTGGGCGCTGGGCTTCGCCAGCCTGCTGGGGTGGGTGCTCTCCGGCCGCGCGTCGCTGCTCCAAGGCGTGTTGCAGTGGCGTCCGCTGCGCTTCGTGGGGCAGGTGAGCTACGGGCTCTACCTGTTCCACGCGCTGGTCATCCCCGCTGGCGGCTATTACACGCGGCCGCTGTTCTACCGGTACATCCCGTCAACGTTCGTCGCGACCGGGCTGGGCATCCTGTTCGAGTACGCGGTGCTGCTGGCGCTGACCGTCGTCTCGTGGCGCTGCTTCGAGCGGCCCCTTCTGCGGCTCAAGGACCGCTTCACCCACACGGACGCCTCTGAAAAGGCCGTGGCTCCCACGGCGTGA
- a CDS encoding 2OG-Fe(II) oxygenase, producing the protein MSIATLEEGPLRGPSFFFNRTALRSLALAHRERYGTARPHAHAVIDGFLGEPLATELAGVFPGATEASWKRRDFPEQAARLGQLQRRAFEDVPGALRHLLSEFSGMAFIDFLESLTGVQGLIPDPHFRGAGLHLTLRGGHLALHADFNRDRFRALSRRLTVLYYLNPGWEPAWGGDLELWSADLSRCETRIAPRLDRLVVMAHGDDHWHGHPTALACPEGRGRAAVAAYFYTAEESPNAPEPHSALWAPPRP; encoded by the coding sequence GTGAGCATCGCAACCCTCGAAGAAGGCCCGCTGCGGGGGCCGAGCTTCTTCTTCAACCGCACGGCGCTCCGCTCGCTCGCCCTGGCCCATCGTGAGCGCTACGGCACGGCGCGGCCCCACGCGCACGCCGTCATCGACGGCTTCCTGGGCGAGCCGCTGGCGACCGAGCTGGCTGGAGTCTTCCCGGGCGCGACCGAGGCGAGCTGGAAGCGACGCGACTTCCCCGAACAGGCGGCGCGGCTGGGGCAGCTCCAGCGCAGGGCCTTCGAGGACGTGCCCGGAGCGCTCCGGCACCTGCTCTCGGAGTTCTCCGGCATGGCGTTCATCGACTTCCTGGAGTCGCTCACCGGGGTGCAGGGGCTCATCCCGGATCCGCATTTCCGAGGCGCCGGGTTGCACCTCACGCTGCGCGGAGGTCACCTGGCGCTGCACGCCGACTTCAACCGGGATCGCTTCCGCGCCCTCTCACGCCGGCTCACCGTCCTCTACTACCTGAACCCCGGCTGGGAGCCCGCCTGGGGCGGGGACCTCGAGCTGTGGAGCGCGGACCTCTCCCGGTGTGAGACGCGAATCGCGCCACGGTTGGATCGCCTGGTCGTCATGGCCCATGGCGACGACCACTGGCACGGACACCCCACCGCGTTGGCGTGTCCCGAGGGCCGGGGACGCGCCGCGGTCGCGGCCTACTTCTACACGGCGGAGGAGTCCCCCAACGCGCCGGAGCCCCACAGCGCCCTCTGGGCACCGCCGCGCCCATAG
- a CDS encoding MarR family winged helix-turn-helix transcriptional regulator, protein MSRAVPFATTLHVRDHCLCLAVQRAARALARRFDEALRPVGLTHGQFSLLMSLNRPQPPAMGPVAELLAMDRTTLTANLKPLQRRGLVKTSVDPADRRGRLLTLTDAGLQLLQSALPLWEQMNAETERLLARTEADALRSGLRAVS, encoded by the coding sequence ATGTCCCGAGCCGTCCCCTTCGCCACGACGCTTCATGTCCGAGACCACTGCCTGTGCCTTGCGGTCCAGCGGGCCGCGCGGGCCCTGGCGCGGCGCTTCGATGAAGCCCTGCGCCCCGTGGGCCTCACGCACGGACAGTTCTCCCTGCTGATGTCGCTCAACCGTCCGCAGCCGCCGGCGATGGGCCCGGTCGCGGAGCTCCTGGCGATGGACCGCACCACCCTGACGGCCAACCTGAAGCCGCTCCAAAGACGCGGGCTGGTGAAGACGTCCGTCGATCCAGCGGACCGCCGAGGACGGCTGCTGACGCTGACGGACGCGGGGCTCCAGCTCCTCCAGTCGGCGCTGCCGCTATGGGAACAGATGAACGCGGAGACGGAGCGCTTGCTGGCGCGGACCGAAGCCGACGCCCTTCGCTCCGGCCTGCGGGCGGTGTCCTGA
- a CDS encoding DUF1428 domain-containing protein → MAYIDGFVAAVPAANKGAYLKAAAEVAPLYKEFGATRFVENWGDDVPEGKVTDLRRAVKAEPGEVIVFSWIEYPSKAVRDEANAKSYSDPRMQSMGAQMPFDGKRMIFGGFVPRLHERGGGSTGYIDGSLVPVPVANKDAYLTTTSTLAAVLLECGATRVVDAWGDDVPDGKITDFKGAVKATPEEQIVFSWIEWPSKAARDAGWAKASADPRMQPGQTMPYDQRRMVFGGFVPLLDERMGAGTGA, encoded by the coding sequence ATGGCCTACATCGATGGATTCGTGGCCGCGGTACCCGCGGCGAACAAGGGCGCCTATCTCAAGGCAGCCGCCGAGGTCGCGCCGCTGTACAAGGAGTTCGGTGCGACGCGCTTCGTGGAGAACTGGGGTGACGACGTCCCCGAAGGCAAGGTCACCGACCTCCGGCGCGCGGTGAAGGCCGAGCCCGGTGAGGTCATCGTCTTCTCCTGGATTGAGTACCCCAGCAAGGCGGTGCGCGACGAGGCGAACGCGAAGTCGTACAGCGACCCTCGGATGCAGTCGATGGGCGCGCAGATGCCGTTTGATGGGAAGCGGATGATCTTCGGCGGGTTCGTGCCCAGGCTGCATGAGCGCGGAGGGGGAAGCACAGGCTACATCGATGGTTCCCTTGTGCCCGTGCCCGTCGCGAACAAGGACGCCTATCTCACCACCACGTCCACGCTCGCGGCGGTGCTGCTGGAGTGCGGCGCCACGCGTGTCGTCGACGCGTGGGGCGACGACGTCCCGGATGGGAAGATCACGGACTTCAAGGGCGCGGTGAAGGCCACGCCCGAAGAGCAAATCGTCTTCTCCTGGATTGAGTGGCCTTCGAAGGCGGCTCGCGACGCGGGGTGGGCGAAGGCCTCGGCCGACCCACGCATGCAGCCGGGCCAGACGATGCCCTACGACCAACGCCGCATGGTCTTCGGAGGCTTCGTGCCGCTTCTGGACGAGCGGATGGGGGCCGGCACGGGCGCATAG
- a CDS encoding IS256 family transposase, whose protein sequence is MEKGTPESGEAPACIWQELETYARRKVQEFVQAVLEEEVTELLGRVKSQRRAAVDAARVYRNGHGKARKLAMQGGTIEVRRPRVRGLEERFESRVLPLFVRRTEQVGALLPELYLHGLSKGDFELALRGLLGDGAPLSASSIERLKGKWQAEYDAWSERRLEERELVYAWADGVYVKAGLEKDKAALLVLVGAMRDGRKEVLAVVPGHRESKEAWLEVLRDLKARGLEAPKLLVADGALGLWAALPEVWPESSEQRCWNHKLANVLDKLPKKLQPEARQKLCAIPYAKSQAEAEKLRDGFKKRYGRWHPKAAEALESDWERLVAFYAFPQAHWKHLRTTNVVESPFASVRLRTDAAKRFKKVQNATALIWKVLLVAEKKFRRLDAPELLADVFEGRKFVDGKPVRKTVVRDAA, encoded by the coding sequence ATGGAGAAGGGTACGCCCGAGTCGGGTGAGGCGCCAGCGTGCATCTGGCAGGAGTTGGAGACGTATGCCCGCCGGAAGGTGCAGGAGTTTGTCCAGGCGGTGCTTGAGGAGGAAGTCACGGAGCTGCTGGGCCGGGTGAAGTCGCAGCGCCGGGCGGCGGTGGATGCGGCGCGCGTCTACCGCAACGGGCACGGCAAGGCGCGCAAGCTGGCCATGCAGGGCGGCACCATCGAGGTGCGCAGGCCACGGGTGAGGGGCCTGGAGGAGCGCTTCGAGAGCCGGGTGCTGCCGCTGTTCGTGCGGCGCACCGAGCAGGTGGGCGCGCTGCTGCCGGAGCTGTACCTGCATGGACTGTCGAAGGGGGACTTCGAGTTGGCCCTGCGAGGTCTGCTGGGAGACGGGGCGCCCCTGTCGGCATCCTCGATTGAGCGGCTGAAGGGCAAGTGGCAGGCGGAGTACGACGCCTGGAGCGAGCGCCGGCTGGAGGAGCGGGAACTGGTCTACGCCTGGGCGGACGGGGTGTACGTGAAGGCCGGGCTGGAGAAGGACAAGGCGGCGCTGCTGGTGCTGGTGGGCGCGATGCGGGACGGACGCAAGGAGGTGCTGGCGGTAGTCCCGGGCCACCGTGAGTCGAAGGAGGCGTGGCTGGAGGTGCTGCGAGACTTGAAGGCCCGAGGGCTGGAAGCACCGAAGCTGCTGGTGGCCGACGGGGCGCTGGGCCTGTGGGCCGCACTGCCCGAGGTGTGGCCCGAGTCCAGCGAGCAGCGCTGCTGGAATCACAAGCTGGCCAACGTGCTGGACAAGCTTCCCAAGAAGCTGCAGCCCGAGGCCCGCCAGAAGCTATGCGCCATCCCCTACGCCAAGAGCCAGGCGGAGGCCGAGAAGCTGCGCGACGGCTTCAAGAAGCGCTACGGCCGCTGGCACCCGAAGGCCGCCGAGGCATTGGAGTCCGACTGGGAGCGACTGGTGGCCTTCTACGCCTTCCCCCAGGCGCACTGGAAGCACCTGCGCACCACCAACGTGGTGGAGAGCCCCTTCGCCTCCGTGCGCCTGCGCACCGACGCGGCCAAACGCTTCAAGAAGGTGCAGAACGCCACTGCCCTCATCTGGAAGGTGCTGCTGGTGGCCGAGAAGAAGTTCCGCCGGCTCGATGCCCCTGAGTTGCTCGCGGACGTGTTCGAGGGGCGGAAGTTCGTCGACGGAAAGCCCGTCAGGAAGACCGTAGTCAGGGACGCCGCCTGA
- a CDS encoding NADH:flavin oxidoreductase: MPLVEFVQFLQLHQLGQLLQRWKFVGWRIERALVASAYERRSASSMHAVSTDVLFQPFQLKSLELPNRIVMAPMTRMAAPDGIPGEANVAYYRRRAEDGVGLILSEGTVIDRPASRNDSSIPLFHGDAALRGWARVIEAVHAAGGRMGPQLWHIGSASSPRGWSPGAPLETPSGLNAPKEPRGVAMSDEDIADTISAFARAAADARRLGFDVAELHGAHGYLIDQFFWDGTNRREDRYGGATLRERSRFAAEVLAAVRKAVGPDFPLLLRVSQWKQQDFKARLATTPEAMADWLVPLVEAGADVLHCSQRRFWEPEFPEVDGEDGLNFAGWAKKLTGAATISVGSVGLSGDFIGAFGGKPSSVVGLDALVRRMERGEFDLIAVGRAILSDPRWVTKVRSGDRASLKDFNPAALAELI; this comes from the coding sequence TTGCCCCTCGTCGAGTTCGTCCAGTTCCTCCAGCTCCACCAGTTGGGGCAGCTCCTCCAGCGGTGGAAGTTCGTCGGGTGGCGGATCGAGCGGGCGCTGGTAGCTTCCGCGTACGAACGACGGAGCGCTTCTTCCATGCATGCCGTGTCCACTGACGTCCTGTTTCAGCCCTTTCAACTGAAGTCGCTTGAACTCCCCAACCGCATCGTGATGGCGCCGATGACCCGGATGGCCGCGCCGGACGGCATCCCGGGGGAGGCCAACGTTGCCTACTACCGTCGCCGCGCCGAGGATGGCGTGGGCCTCATCCTGTCCGAGGGCACGGTGATTGACCGGCCGGCCTCCCGCAACGACAGCAGCATCCCGTTGTTTCATGGCGACGCGGCGCTGCGCGGTTGGGCCCGGGTGATCGAGGCCGTGCACGCGGCCGGAGGCCGGATGGGGCCGCAGCTCTGGCACATCGGCAGTGCCTCCAGCCCGCGCGGTTGGAGTCCGGGCGCCCCGCTGGAGACGCCGTCGGGCCTGAACGCTCCGAAAGAGCCGCGCGGCGTCGCGATGAGCGACGAGGACATCGCGGACACCATCTCCGCCTTCGCCCGGGCCGCTGCCGACGCCCGGCGCCTGGGCTTCGACGTGGCCGAGCTCCACGGCGCGCACGGCTACTTGATAGACCAGTTCTTCTGGGACGGGACCAACCGCCGCGAGGACCGCTACGGCGGCGCGACGCTGCGGGAGCGCTCCCGCTTCGCCGCCGAGGTGCTGGCCGCGGTGCGCAAGGCGGTGGGGCCGGACTTCCCGCTCCTGCTGCGCGTCAGCCAGTGGAAGCAGCAGGACTTCAAGGCGCGTCTGGCCACCACGCCGGAGGCGATGGCGGACTGGCTGGTGCCGCTGGTGGAGGCCGGCGCGGACGTGCTGCATTGCTCGCAGCGCCGCTTCTGGGAGCCGGAGTTCCCGGAGGTCGACGGCGAGGACGGCCTGAACTTCGCCGGCTGGGCGAAGAAGCTGACCGGGGCGGCGACCATCTCCGTGGGTTCGGTGGGCCTGTCCGGCGACTTCATCGGCGCCTTCGGTGGGAAGCCGTCCTCCGTGGTGGGGCTGGACGCCCTGGTCCGGCGGATGGAGCGCGGCGAGTTCGACCTGATCGCCGTCGGCCGCGCGATTCTCAGCGACCCGCGCTGGGTGACCAAGGTCCGGAGCGGTGACCGGGCCTCGCTGAAGGACTTCAACCCGGCCGCGCTGGCCGAGCTGATCTGA
- a CDS encoding ankyrin repeat domain-containing protein, translating to MKLDAPQNLFAAIERCDVSALEDLLAKGADPDEVDLHHYQSTPLAYACSHGDEAAVRALLDAKASPDAAAFAPPLVAATEYGFANLVTLLVKAGANVNAANESGASALWTAAANGFADIARCLVEAGAARDQADNDGKMPAIIAVENDHVALSNYLNDPDSYPAKHSFWRGSKKHARQAAEARRIQVIDKAMGRDVNDSAAAEPEWTFSGGIAKSQSATQDFPSVASSGNLELVKRMLDAGLDPDWTMFKGTPTALMLAARSGELEVVDLLLARHAKVNHRADKGLTALHMALFKPSARVHGPIVRSLLAAGADPNAPDDEGQRPLQRALTHAVPAFVQSLIEAGADPFIRDRAGRMPADWAPTDGKHADAIRKLLEAAR from the coding sequence ATGAAGCTCGACGCGCCCCAGAACCTGTTCGCCGCCATCGAGCGGTGTGATGTCTCCGCCCTGGAGGACCTGCTGGCGAAGGGGGCCGACCCCGACGAGGTCGATCTCCACCACTACCAGTCCACGCCGTTGGCATATGCATGCAGTCACGGTGACGAGGCGGCTGTGCGTGCGCTGCTGGACGCGAAGGCCTCCCCGGATGCCGCGGCCTTCGCGCCGCCACTGGTCGCGGCCACCGAGTATGGGTTCGCCAACCTTGTGACCCTGTTGGTGAAGGCTGGCGCGAACGTGAACGCGGCAAACGAGTCCGGGGCGAGCGCGCTGTGGACGGCCGCGGCGAATGGTTTTGCCGACATTGCCCGGTGCCTGGTGGAAGCCGGCGCAGCGCGCGACCAGGCGGACAACGATGGCAAGATGCCCGCCATCATCGCGGTGGAGAATGACCATGTCGCGCTGTCGAACTACCTGAACGACCCGGACAGCTATCCGGCAAAGCACTCCTTCTGGCGCGGCAGCAAGAAGCACGCGCGGCAGGCGGCGGAGGCACGGCGCATCCAGGTCATCGACAAGGCCATGGGCCGGGACGTCAATGATAGCGCCGCGGCCGAGCCCGAATGGACGTTCTCCGGCGGCATCGCGAAGAGCCAGTCGGCGACCCAGGACTTCCCTTCGGTGGCCTCATCCGGCAACCTCGAGTTGGTGAAGCGGATGCTGGATGCCGGCCTCGACCCTGACTGGACGATGTTCAAGGGCACGCCGACAGCCCTGATGCTGGCCGCGCGCAGTGGCGAACTGGAGGTCGTTGACCTCCTGCTCGCGCGCCACGCCAAGGTGAACCACCGTGCGGACAAGGGGCTGACCGCGCTGCACATGGCGCTGTTCAAACCGTCGGCACGTGTGCATGGCCCCATCGTCCGCAGCCTCCTGGCCGCTGGGGCCGATCCCAACGCCCCCGACGATGAAGGCCAGCGACCGCTGCAGCGCGCGCTGACGCACGCGGTGCCGGCGTTCGTGCAGTCCCTGATTGAAGCCGGTGCGGACCCGTTCATACGGGACCGTGCCGGCCGCATGCCCGCCGACTGGGCGCCCACCGACGGCAAGCACGCGGATGCCATTCGCAAGCTGCTGGAGGCGGCGCGCTAA
- a CDS encoding DUF6229 family protein, which yields MNETVQGNELVEQWRNNADKSNPAGPLFIGGEFTESDIIHETIIISGRCGTGCSGSQTRLCC from the coding sequence ATGAACGAGACCGTTCAGGGAAACGAGCTGGTGGAGCAGTGGCGCAACAACGCGGACAAGAGCAACCCCGCGGGTCCGCTCTTCATCGGTGGTGAGTTCACCGAGTCGGACATCATCCATGAGACGATCATCATCTCCGGCCGCTGTGGCACGGGGTGCTCGGGCTCGCAGACCCGCCTCTGCTGCTGA
- a CDS encoding type 2 lanthipeptide synthetase LanM family protein, with protein sequence MASDTDASNFDVSLGCLLLPVVEELASQLDRVTGLSSNERDVIVSATREALYAQLTARLGRLLVLELNAARVTGRLSSPDPAGRWAQFLELSSQRAFWDAQAANYPTMLPRVERILRNRAEAALRFAERWSEDRRALGGLCQGRAVGVLTGLSFGAGDSHRGGQTVALLQCGSERLVYKPRSVAIDAALRRFLAELKARHDGPMTIRVPEVVERGTHGWAEFIPHQYAEGAEALQGFYRGIGHWLAVMRLLGGSDLHSENVIAHGDAPVVVDCETLFTPRIPPKPSELGQALDHAAELVGGSVLSIGLLPGRGLGLGFRGVDNSAAGMLPGQQPMMKQPDILQKGTDEARIGITQVPTQFSQNHPSPEPALARFWPDVLAGFDGMTATLRGLDGTGALRGLLAPFEPCRIRVVPRATEVYGEVARMLWHPVSLHKEGPARQRANDLLARMAANVSSAPADPEVIAAEVEDLLEGDIPFFTTLAGDGRLEGPRGTRWQPPRNLVDAALEHWRTADFTLERDVIQATLVSAYVNDGWMPDATSMLPARARMDDVDARRRRVAADILRRLVSTAIRGKDGSVTWIAPTRGPTGWSVQPFEQDLYGGASGVALLVGGYLREVEKGRADPVEGLEPLLASLVHTLTLAEDRFESLRHRKGIRLRPPPPGAYIGLGSQLWARLVLADWRQDAGDGVARAVRLAEAIPESAAAADAHDVLSGTAGAIPPLLALARRTGEARQVELARALGDTICEQARRKDEQAFWTHEQWPEGVGGFAHGTTGMGWALTLLARATRESRYAELARAAFAFDEALFDPDEQNWLDLRMLEGAKTAAAWCHGAVGIGLAHLDLDPRLEHPHTRLTLRRAAAATWRLGLGWNHCACHGDLGSWELLELALRAGEAPAGVTREGLLATLITSIEDHGPSCGLARDAFSPGLLPGLGGVAYQLLRAHPEHELPSILTLGGGAF encoded by the coding sequence ATGGCGTCTGACACGGACGCCAGTAACTTCGACGTGTCATTGGGATGCCTGCTCCTCCCTGTCGTGGAGGAGCTGGCATCCCAGCTTGACCGGGTTACTGGGCTCTCTTCGAATGAGCGCGACGTCATCGTCTCCGCGACGCGTGAGGCGCTGTATGCGCAGCTCACCGCCAGGCTGGGGCGGTTGCTCGTCTTGGAATTGAATGCCGCGCGAGTCACGGGGCGGCTCAGCAGTCCGGACCCGGCGGGGCGCTGGGCGCAGTTCCTGGAGCTCTCCTCGCAACGCGCCTTCTGGGACGCGCAGGCCGCCAACTACCCGACGATGTTGCCGCGCGTGGAGCGCATCCTGCGCAACCGCGCGGAGGCCGCGCTGCGCTTCGCGGAGCGCTGGAGCGAGGACCGCCGCGCGCTGGGTGGGCTGTGTCAGGGCCGGGCGGTGGGGGTGCTGACGGGCCTGTCCTTCGGGGCGGGAGACAGTCACCGGGGCGGGCAGACGGTGGCGCTGCTCCAGTGCGGCAGCGAGCGGCTGGTCTACAAGCCTCGCTCGGTGGCCATCGATGCGGCGCTGCGGCGCTTCCTCGCGGAGCTGAAGGCGCGGCACGACGGGCCCATGACCATCCGCGTCCCGGAGGTCGTGGAGCGCGGCACGCATGGCTGGGCCGAGTTCATCCCGCACCAGTACGCCGAAGGGGCCGAGGCGCTTCAGGGCTTCTACCGTGGCATCGGCCACTGGCTGGCCGTCATGCGGCTGCTGGGCGGCAGCGACCTGCACTCCGAGAATGTCATCGCCCACGGGGATGCCCCCGTCGTCGTGGACTGCGAGACGCTGTTCACCCCGCGCATTCCACCCAAGCCGTCCGAGCTGGGACAGGCGCTGGACCACGCGGCGGAGCTGGTTGGGGGCTCGGTGCTGTCCATTGGCCTGCTGCCGGGGCGGGGACTGGGGCTCGGGTTTCGCGGCGTGGACAACTCCGCCGCGGGGATGCTCCCAGGGCAGCAGCCGATGATGAAGCAGCCGGACATCCTCCAGAAGGGCACGGACGAGGCGCGCATCGGCATCACCCAGGTCCCGACGCAGTTCTCCCAGAACCATCCCAGCCCGGAGCCCGCGCTGGCCCGGTTCTGGCCGGACGTCCTGGCGGGCTTCGACGGCATGACGGCCACGCTGCGAGGGCTGGACGGGACGGGGGCCCTGCGAGGACTGCTCGCGCCCTTCGAGCCCTGCCGCATCCGCGTCGTGCCGCGGGCCACGGAGGTGTACGGAGAGGTGGCGCGCATGTTGTGGCACCCGGTCTCCCTGCACAAGGAAGGCCCGGCGCGCCAGCGCGCGAATGACCTGCTCGCCAGGATGGCCGCCAACGTGTCGTCCGCGCCCGCGGACCCGGAGGTCATCGCGGCGGAGGTCGAGGACCTGCTCGAAGGCGACATCCCGTTCTTCACCACGCTGGCGGGAGACGGCCGCCTGGAGGGGCCTCGGGGGACGCGGTGGCAACCCCCGCGCAACCTGGTGGACGCCGCGCTGGAGCATTGGCGCACCGCCGACTTCACGCTGGAGCGCGACGTCATCCAGGCCACCCTGGTCAGCGCCTACGTCAACGACGGATGGATGCCGGACGCGACGTCGATGCTGCCCGCGCGCGCCCGCATGGATGACGTCGATGCGCGCCGTCGGCGCGTCGCGGCCGATATCCTGCGCCGGCTCGTCTCCACCGCCATCCGGGGGAAGGATGGCAGTGTCACCTGGATTGCCCCCACGCGCGGGCCCACCGGCTGGTCCGTGCAACCCTTTGAGCAGGACCTCTACGGCGGTGCCTCGGGGGTCGCGCTGCTCGTGGGCGGCTATCTGCGTGAGGTGGAGAAGGGCAGGGCGGACCCCGTGGAAGGGCTGGAGCCGCTCCTGGCGTCGCTGGTGCACACCCTGACGCTGGCGGAGGACCGCTTCGAGTCCCTGCGCCACCGCAAGGGCATCCGCCTGCGTCCGCCGCCGCCCGGGGCCTACATCGGCCTGGGCTCGCAGCTCTGGGCACGGCTGGTGCTCGCGGACTGGAGGCAGGACGCGGGGGATGGCGTGGCGCGCGCCGTGAGGCTCGCCGAGGCCATCCCGGAGTCCGCCGCCGCCGCCGATGCGCATGACGTGCTGTCGGGCACGGCGGGCGCGATTCCTCCGTTGCTCGCGCTCGCGAGGCGGACGGGGGAGGCCCGCCAGGTCGAGCTGGCGCGCGCGCTGGGCGACACGATTTGCGAACAGGCTCGCCGCAAGGACGAGCAGGCGTTCTGGACGCATGAGCAGTGGCCGGAGGGCGTCGGGGGCTTCGCGCACGGCACCACGGGCATGGGCTGGGCGCTGACCCTGCTGGCCCGGGCGACCCGTGAGTCGCGCTACGCGGAGCTGGCGCGCGCGGCGTTCGCGTTCGATGAAGCCCTCTTCGATCCGGACGAGCAGAACTGGCTGGACCTGCGCATGCTGGAGGGCGCGAAGACGGCCGCGGCCTGGTGCCACGGGGCGGTGGGCATCGGGCTGGCGCACCTCGACCTGGACCCCCGCCTGGAGCATCCCCACACGCGGCTCACCCTGCGCCGGGCCGCCGCCGCGACGTGGCGGTTGGGCCTGGGCTGGAACCACTGCGCCTGCCATGGGGACCTGGGCTCCTGGGAGCTGCTGGAGCTCGCCTTGCGCGCGGGGGAGGCGCCCGCTGGGGTGACGCGGGAAGGACTGCTGGCCACTCTCATCACCAGCATCGAGGACCATGGGCCCTCCTGTGGCCTGGCGCGGGATGCCTTCTCTCCAGGCCTCCTGCCCGGGTTGGGGGGCGTCGCCTACCAGTTGCTGCGCGCGCATCCGGAGCATGAGCTCCCCTCCATCCTGACGCTCGGAGGAGGGGCGTTCTGA